One Gemmatimonadota bacterium DNA window includes the following coding sequences:
- a CDS encoding cysteine hydrolase translates to MADQTDWRRFVLLLIDVQRDFWPAATAKAFPDFPSNVERLLEYGRSSGLDIVHVRAEFESDGTDWMAPYRVKGETPCVRGTSGAGVLPCAAERTGETVLRKQTFDAFLQPDLLTHLHRARKSFILVAGLETSVCVLLTAASAVQRGFLAAVVEDCCADDPFKHAAAITAYPFVFERTSLATMETDHGRWMTMLNDLQSSGG, encoded by the coding sequence ATGGCTGACCAGACAGACTGGCGCCGGTTTGTGCTGTTGCTCATCGATGTCCAGCGTGATTTCTGGCCTGCAGCAACCGCGAAGGCATTTCCGGATTTCCCGTCGAATGTCGAAAGGCTGCTGGAATATGGCCGATCTTCGGGCCTCGACATCGTGCATGTGCGGGCGGAGTTCGAATCGGACGGGACGGACTGGATGGCGCCTTACCGCGTCAAGGGGGAGACGCCCTGCGTCCGGGGAACGTCCGGCGCCGGCGTGTTGCCTTGCGCCGCCGAACGGACCGGAGAAACGGTCCTGCGCAAGCAGACCTTCGATGCCTTCCTGCAGCCGGACCTATTAACCCATTTACATCGCGCGCGTAAATCCTTTATACTGGTTGCGGGACTGGAAACTTCCGTCTGCGTGCTGTTGACCGCGGCTTCCGCCGTGCAGCGCGGGTTCCTTGCCGCGGTCGTCGAGGACTGCTGCGCCGACGATCCATTCAAACATGCGGCGGCGATCACCGCTTATCCCTTCGTCTTCGAGCGGACCTCCCTCGCCACGATGGAAACCGACCACGGCCGGTGGATGACCATGTTGAACGACCTGCAAAGCTCCGGAGGCTGA